In Nitratiruptor sp. YY09-18, a single window of DNA contains:
- a CDS encoding chemotaxis protein CheB, whose protein sequence is MRLVFIGASAGSICSLEKIIKALTKLEGAVIMAVHLHESYIDGFVEILQQNASIPVQKVTPQTIIQKNHIYICNSKNSTVYKSIDGNEVLCNESYQESIYTPDIDRLFLSIASNKKDLHDVMAILLSGIGDNGIVGLKSLKKGGATTIVAAKESAAVYGMPKRAVEEKACEQVLNLHQIIVTIEKFLDHA, encoded by the coding sequence ATGAGACTTGTATTTATAGGAGCCTCGGCTGGAAGTATTTGTAGTCTTGAAAAGATTATAAAAGCTCTAACAAAACTTGAAGGAGCTGTGATTATGGCAGTACATCTCCATGAGAGTTATATTGATGGATTTGTTGAGATACTACAACAAAATGCATCAATTCCTGTACAAAAGGTAACACCACAAACTATCATCCAAAAGAATCACATATATATCTGCAACAGTAAAAATAGCACAGTCTACAAAAGCATCGATGGAAATGAGGTACTTTGCAATGAATCTTACCAAGAGTCAATCTACACTCCTGATATCGATCGACTCTTTCTTTCCATTGCTAGCAATAAAAAAGATCTGCACGATGTGATGGCGATTTTACTCTCAGGCATCGGTGATAATGGTATTGTTGGCCTCAAATCTCTCAAAAAAGGCGGCGCTACAACAATTGTAGCAGCAAAGGAGAGTGCAGCAGTCTATGGTATGCCCAAAAGAGCTGTAGAGGAAAAGGCTTGCGAGCAGGTTCTCAATCTCCATCAAATAATTGTAACGATAGAGAAGTTTTTGGATCATGCATAA